TTGAACCGCGGCGCCGCAATACGATTGGCCTCACATTGATTGCCATTGGTTCAATCGCTAGCCTTTCACCTCCCCTTCCACAGGAGAGGTGCCATGCGCCGTCTGTTTGCTGGAGTCTCCGCTGTCGCCGCGCTGTCGCTGTCGTCCGCTGCCTGGGCCGCGGACACGCTGCCCGCGCCTGAAGGCATCCAGTCGTTGGGAGCGAGCGACGCGGTCGCGGCCTGCTACGTGGATACGTTCGCATGGGACTACCTGTCGGCGGGCTCCTGCGGGGCCCTGGGCAGTGACAGTTGGAGGTACGTCACCTTCGGGGTCCTGGGCATCGACCAATCTGGCGGTCGCTATGTCATCCAGTTCCTGGATGGCACCTGCTCCTACGCGGGGTACTCCCCCGACGAGGGCTACACCTGCTTGCAGACCATCTCGCATTACCAGACGGTGAGCCAGCGGATGCAGGTCTATGACACCTGGACAGATCAGTGGTCGGGCATCCTCACGGCATACGCCAGCTACGAACCGCTGTTCTGATTCACGAATCGCACATCCCCTGTGGCGCCACCGTGCGACGGTGGGCGGCGCTGGCATGCATGGCTTTGCTCATCGCGGGCTGTGCTTCAGCACCGTCACAGGGTGGCACCTGGAGCTACGGAACCCCGGTGGCGCGGGCATCCTGGCGGCCGTGGGCTGGAGGTGTCCGGAAGGCTTCGGCTGGGTCGCGTGACGACAGGGGATGGGCCTGTGGTGGCCGTCCCCTGCCTCAAGGCTGGCCCGACCTGGAGCGCAGTGAACAGCGCCTCGGGCCGTTCCTGGCCTGTGCCTCGCCCGCGGCCTTCTTGGCCATGCAGCGAGGCGTGGACATGGCCCGGCTGGTGGAGTCCCTGGATGATTGGGACGCCGTCCGGCTGGGGGCGTTGGGGCCGTTGGATGCGAAGGCCTCCAGCGTCCTTCAGCGCAAGCGCGCGGCCTTCCTCGTCAGCGCGGTCGAGAAGTATGGCGCTCCACGCGCGGAGGTGTTCGCCCTCTTCATCCTGCACGCCAGCTTCGATGATGAGTTGCGGGACCTGGTCCAGCGACTGGCCCGCGACAAGCAGCTCGGGGAGACGCTGGTTGGCATGCCCACCGTGCGCGAGGAGCTGCTGCGCCGGGGATTGAAGGTCTCGGCGTCTCCGGAGCGGGAAGAGCGAGCCGGTGACGTCCTGCGGGGATTGGAGCGCGCGGGGCGGGACGCGCTGTCCAGCACTGACGTGAGCGCGGGGGCCCGCTACGTGGAGTTCTCCGCGATGCGTGCGCAATTGCCGCCGCCCTACCAGGAAGCGCTCGACGCGGTGGAGAGGGCTCTGATGGCGGGGCACTTCTCACCGGGCAATGTGGTGCGAGGTGGATTCGACCACCTGACCTTCGGCGTCCCGATGGGCTTCCTCCATCTGGTCGCGGGGACGGCGCAGGGAGCGTCGTCGCTCGCGAAGGGCAGGTACGAACAGGCCACGCGGGAGCTGGCGCCCGCCGCGCTCATGGTGGCGCTGTACGCGGGAGGCAAAGCCGCGAGAGACCGGCCCACCTTCGACGTGGAGGCGCTCAAGGCGGCGGTGGAGCGGCTGGAGGAACAGCTCGGAGTGAACGCCACGCGAGAGCTGCTGCGTCAGCTCCGGGCAAGCCGGGAAGGTGCCCACCTCGCCGCCGAGTGGGGAGAAGCCGGAGCGTTGGCGCTTTATGAGGCCCGAGGCAACCCGGCGAAGGCCCAGGCCCTGCTTGCGGAGGCAAGCCGCGAACGTCCGGGAGGTGCACAGAAGAGTACCGGCGGTTCCGCCCTGTCGAAGGACTTCGCGGGAGTGCCGCCGGAGGTCCTGGAGGCAAGGCTCGCGCAGGTGGAGTGGGAGGCCACGGGTCCCCGCCTGTCCCGCGATGTGTCCTTCCTGAAGAACCATCCACCGGAGCGGGATGCGCCCCGAGGAGCCGAAGGTCACCCGCTCTGGACCGAGTACGTGAGTTATCGCGAGGCCCGGCTCGCAGAGCTGGAACGGGGCACGCCCGCCAAAGGCCCGCTGCGCTGGGAGGGCTACCTGGACCTGCGCGGGCAGTTCATCCGGGGGCTGATGTTCGAGCGGGCCATGGTCGCCCGGCTGCGGGCGGATGCGGCACTGCCCCGAGCGCAACGTCGGTGGCTCCAGGACTTTGATCAGCCGCGAATCGAAACGCACGTGGGCATGACGAAGGCGGACCTGCGCTTCGCGGATGCATTGGTCATCGAGACGAAGCCACCCTCAGGGCAACCGCCACGCATGGAGACCTTCAGCTTCAAGAGCCGCGACCTACGTTCGCTCGTCTCGAAGGCACTGTTGTCCCAGATGAAAGCGGACGCGACTGGAGCCCTCCGCTATTACGGTGAAACCGTGGACATCCGCCGGCCGGGACTTGAAGGCATGGTGCGCATCCAGAAAGTCCACCTCATCTATGAAGGAAACGTCTTCAAACCTCGGAATGAGCAAATACTGGAGTCCGCCCTGAATGCCGCCGAAACGGCTGCCCGCGGCGTGGAGATCCAGTTCCAATGATGGATGACGAGTTCCTCTTCATCTTCAAAGGGGGTTTCGATGCCCTCGCCGATCCGCTGAGCGAGCTGAGCCCCTTTTTCGACGCGCTGGAATCGGAAGCTGGCGATTGGATGCCGGACATCACCAAGGGGAAGCGGCGCCGTGGATACACACGTGCGGCGGTGATGAAGGCTCTGTCTGAGTCACGCGACGAGAACAGCACTTCCGTCGGACTCTATCGCACCACGGAGCCCAAGCTGGACATGACACTCCTGCTCTGGTTTCCGCCCCTGCCTCCAGCCTTGGAGACATGGCTCAACGTGAAGTCACTCGTCCCCTTCACGGATGAAGGCCACTGCCGGTCATTCGTGGAGATGGTCCGCGCCTGGGCCATCCGGTATCCGGTGGCATCCCATGCCTATGCGCATAGCGCGGCGGACAGCGAACTGTCGGGGGCTCCCCATTATGGAAGGGAGGAACGGCTCGGTCGGAAGAACGGATTCGACCAGATCCACGCCGTGTACTGGCTCAACCTCTTCGGCCCAAAGCTGGTGGACACCGTCGGCCGAGAGCGCATGCGCTCCACTCCCGCCCACCGCGTCGAAGAGCTCCCGGACGGTTCCATCCTCCTCGTCACCTGGCCCACCGCCGCGGACTTCGCCACCGAGGCCGCCCGCGTCGCCCAGGCCCGCGCCTGGGTCCATCTGCGGCCGGACCTGGACTTCGACACCGTGATGGCCACCCTCCGCGAACGGAGCGCGACCCTCGCACCCGTCGAACCCCGCTTCGCTCCAGACGTCGCCCCGCTGCTCTCACGCCTGCCCGAATATGTGTCCCTGGCCCAGCGTCAGCGGCGCATCGCTGAGCTCAACGCCTACGTCCCGCCAGAGCCGGACGAGTGGCTCCCGCTCGACGCCGCCCTGCCTCCGGACGTGGCCGACCCGAAGGCCGCTCTCGACCAGTACGCCTCCCTCGCGGAACGCCTCGTGGCGCTGCTCCACACGCCGGTGCCCTCCGTCCTCAAGGGGTCCCCCGAGTCCCTGACGGACATCGACCTCCACTTCTGGAAGGAGACCTTCCCGGACACCTTCGAGCGGCACAACATCGATGCCATCGCGGTGCCCGCCGTGGGGGCCTACCTGGGCGAGGTGCTGGTCAAACACCTGGGCGGACAGTGGCTTCCCCGCAAGCAGTGGATGGAAGCCCAGGTCCGCGTCGGAGACCGCGTGTGGCTGCCCTTCGCCCGCGCGCACCGCTACATGCGGTCCACGCAGGCGCTCTTGGACCACTCCCTCACCCAGCTCTACCGCGTCGCCGAACGCCACGCCCGCTACTGAGCCGGCGGCTTGAGGTCGTCCGGCAACCGCTCCAGCGGCGGACGCTCCAGCGCCCCCGGCCGCTCCACGCCGGAGGCCGTGCCCGCGTCCTCCACGATGGTGCCCGCGTCGCTCTGCCCCGTGGGCGGCGAGGGCTTGTCCGAACAGCCAACGAGAACTCCGACACACAACACGAAGAGCCAGTGGCGCATGGTCGCTCCTAGTACTTCACCCAGATGACCGTGCCCGGATGGATCTGCGTGAGCGCGGTGACGCCGGGCTCCTTCTCGATGAGCGCCTGCGTGACGGGGTTGAAGCTGTACGCCTGCGTGCCGGACCACACGATGAGCGCGTCCTTGAACACGGTCAGGTCATGCACGTGCTCGTCCACCGTGTACTGGTTCCAACCCGGCAGCCGCGAAGGCAGCAGGTAGAGCGACGGCGCCGGGTTCTCGGAAGCCCCCGTGCCCGCGTCCCCGTCGTGGTTGTGCTCGCCTCCCGCCGTGCTCGTCCACGCCACCACCGTCTCCACGCCCGCTGGCGTGCTGCACGTCTGCGTCGTGGGGAAGAACAGCGTGGTGAACGGCTTCGAGGGCAGCTTCATGCGCAGCCCCAGGTGGAAGAAGTGCGTGTCCGCCGCCTTCACGGCGCCCGAGGGCCGGGTCCACGTCACCGCCGTCACGTTGCCGTTGGCGTCCTTCTCCACCTCGGCCGTGCCGAACACGGAGTCCACCGGGCGCACCCCCGTCACGCCCTCCGGAATCTGGACCCGCATCTTGGACGTGTCCACGCCGTCACAGCCGTGGCTCACCGTGATGTCGGCCTCGAAGGTCGCACCGGCATAGGGAGGCGTGGCCCCCGCCACCGCCGCGTGCGCGAAGGCGGACGAGGACAGCAGCGAACCCGTGACGACACACAACGGCCCCAGGAAAGACTTCATCGGGTGACTCCGGGAAAAAAGGAGCATCCCGGATAGCAGCCTCCCGTGGCGAGGCCGCTGCGGTCATTTGTCGCAGCACCCGTACCGGGCCGCCTCACGGCAGCGCGATGCGCCCCGGAGCGCCCTGGGCGCCCTGCTCGGTGTGACAGCTGTTGCAGTCACCGTTGCCCTGCGGCGTGGCCATCCTCCGCGACGCGCCATCCGGCCCCACCAGCCGCGCCCGGTACGGCATCGGGAAGGGCGGCTGGAGCGTCGTGGACATGAAGTTGCCCGAGGCGTTCGGCACCAGCGTGAGCCGGACCTGATCCTCCATGTCCAGGATCTCCACCTTCACCTTCGCCGGCTCCGCGAGCCGGGCATCACACCCGTCCGCCTCGTGAAGCGACGGGAACACCGTGCCCATGAAGAAGTACGCCATGGAGGGCGCCTGCCGCAGGTGACAGTTCCGGCAGGCGAGGCCTGGCGCCATGGTGGCTCCGGTGCCGCCCGTCGCCTCGGTCCAGAGGCTTCCGCTCGCGCACGTCGTCGGCGCGGGCCCCGGCTCCACGCCCGCGTCCACGTCCACGTCCAACACCACCGCCATCTCCGGCGCCGCCGAACATCCCAACGCGCCCCCCAGGAGCAGCGCTCTCCACGTCCACCGCATCACGTCGCGACTCCATCCCGGCATGGCCCTCACGCTCCCGCGTAGCGCCTACCACGCACGCCGTATGCCCCCCGTGCGGCAAGAGCGCGCAGGGACGTGTCGGACCCACCCCGTATCCTCTTCAAACACTCACCTGGCGAATCCAAGGAATCCTATTTTCACTGGCAATTCACAGACACAGACAGGACTGAGCGATTCCGCCATGGCAAGACGCTCGCGGGGAGGCGGACCCATACACTCCGCGTGTTCCCGTCGCATGATCCGATGTGTCACGTTTACACGGACACCGCGCCCACTATCCCGCGAACAGGGGAGGTCCCCGGGTTTCCGACCTTGGGGGTCATTTGAATGTCCCTCCATTCGCGCGATGAAGTGACTCGCGGCTCAGACGCTCTCCGAATTCCGTCCCCATGAAATTCGCACCCTGCCCCGCTCCAGAATCACGCGCTTTCCGCCGTGCCCTAAATCCGGAGTGGCGCCAATGTGGGTGGGGGGGATTGCTCGCGCGCGCGCCAGGCGATACATGCGCGAAACAACGCCCCTTCACGGCGGGTGCTGATTGCGACTGAGCCCTTGAAACCCTGTCTTGCCGGGAGACAGCACCCCCCCGGCCCCTGAATCCGCGTCTCCGTGCTCCCCGCGCACGGAACACCCCCCGCCTCCCAGGAGTCGCGTCCATGTCCACCGGAACCACGCCCGGTTCTTCCCCGGTCCCCGACTTTGCGTTTTCCACTCTGGTTGAATTGCTTCGCGTCCGCGCGAGCACCCAGGGAGACCGCCGGGGCTTTACGTTCCTGCTGGACGGGGAAACGGACGAAGCGCACCTGACGTACGCGGAGCTGGATCAGAAGGCCCGGGCCATCGCGGCGGCGCTCCAGGCGCGCGGCGCCCAGGGCCAGCGGGCGCTGCTCTTGTACCCGCCCGGGCTGGACTACATCGCCGGGTTCTTCGGCTGCCTGTACGCGGGCGTGATCGCGGTCCCCATCTATCCGCCGGACCCCATGCGCCTGGCGCGCACGCTGCCGCGCCTCCTGGCCATCAGCCAGGACGCGCAGGCCACCATCGCACTCACCACCGACTTCATCTACGGCATGGGGGAGATGCTCTTCGAGCAGGCGCCGGAGCTGCGGGAGCTGCACTGGATCGCCACGGACACGCTGGACGCGGAGGTCGCCGAGGGCTGGAAGGATCCCGGCGTGGCCACGGACACGCGGGTGTTCCTCCAGTACACGTCCGGCTCCACGTCGTCGCCCAAGGGCGTGGTGCTGACGCACGGCAACCTGCTGCACAACTCGAAGCTGATCCACTCGTGCTTCGGTCACTCGGACAAGAGCCAGGGCGTCATCTGGCTGCCGCCGTACCACGACATGGGCCTCATCGGCGGCATCCTGCAGCCCCTGTACGGCGGCTTCCCGGTGACGCTGTTCTCGCCGGTGGACTTCCTCAAGCGCCCCATGCGCTGGCTGGAGGCCATCTCCCGCTACAAGGCCACCACCAGCGGCGGGCCGAACTTCGCGTTCGACCTGTGCGTGCGCAAGAGCACGCCGGAGGAGCGCGCGAAGCTGGACCTGAGCCACTGGGACCTGGCCTTCAACGGCGCGGAGCCCATCATGCCGGACACGCTCCGGCGCTTCGCGGAGGCGTTCGGTCCGCGGGGCTTCCGCTCGGAGGCCATCTATCCCTGCTACGGCCTGGCGGAGGGCACGCTCATCGCCTCCGGCGGTGACAAGCGCGAACTGCCGGTGCAGCGCACCGTGGATGGGGGCGCGCTGAAGGACAACCGCGTGGTGGCGAAGGAGGCGGCGAGCCCCGGCGCCCAGACGCTGGTGGGCTCCGGCCGCAACCTCACGGATCAGCGCCTGGTCATCGCGCATCCGGAGACGGGCGCGCCACTGCCCGCGGGCCAGGTGGGCGAGATCCGCGTCGCCGGGCCCAGCATCGCGCAGGGCTACTGGGGCCGCGAGGAGCAGACGCGGACCACCTTCCAGCAGCCCCTGGCCGGCACGGGCGACCCGACGCCGTTCCTGCGCACGGGCGACCTGGGCTTCCTCTCGGACGGCGAGCTGTTCGTCACCGGCCGCCTGAAGGACCTGATCATCATCCGCGGGCGCAACCACTACCCGCAGGACATCGAGCGCACGGTGGAGTCCGCCCACCCCGCCATCCGCCCCGGCTGCACGGCGGCGTTCTCCATCGAGCAGGATGACGAGGAGCGCCTCATCGTCGTGACCGAGGTGGACCGCCGCGCGGTGGAGCGCGATGGCGTGGACCTGGACGCGCTGGCGCAGGGCATCCGGCAGGCCGTCGCGGCCGGGCATGACCTGCAGGCCCAGGGAGTGGTGCTGCTGGGGCCGGGCGCCATCCCGAAGACGTCCAGCGGCAAGATCCAACGCTTCGCCACCCGCGCGGAGTACGTCGCGGACACGCTGGAGGCGCTGCACAAGAGCGTCCTTGCCGCCGCGCCGGCCCCCGCGCCCGAGGCCGTGAAGACCGCGGCCCCGGAAGCCGCCGCCGCGCCCGCGCCCGTGGGCCCGGACACCAGCATGCTCCAGAAGATGCTGGCGGTGGTGACGGACGTCACCGCGCGCCGGGCCATGGTGGCGGTGTTCCTCCAGGAGCAGGCCGCGCAGGTGCTGCGGCTGCCCACCGCGCAGGTGGACGCGCAGAAGCCGCTGCACGCCTACGGCGTGGACTCGCTGATGGCGGTGGACTTCAAGAGCGCGGTGGACGCGGGGCTGGGCATCGACCTGCCGCTGTCGGACGTGCTCCAGGGCGTGTCGCTGTCGAAGCTGGCGGAGGTGGTGGTGACGCTGATGTCGGCGCCTCCGTCCCAGCAGGCCTCGAACGCGGTGGCCGCCTCGTCCGCCACGGGGGACGCGCCCCTGTCTGGTGGACAGCAGGCGCTGTGGTTCATGCACCAGCTCGCGCCGGAGAGCGCCGCCTACCACGTGCCCGTCGCGGTGCGTGTGCGCGCGGGGCTGGACGCGAACGCGCTGAAGGGCGCCTTCGAGGCGCTGGTGGCCCGCCACCCTGCCCTGCGCACCACGTTCGTCATGGCGGCCACCGGCCCCGTGCAGCGCGTGCACGCGGAGCTGCCGCTGGACTTCGTCGTCACGGACGCGAAGGGCTGGAGCGACGCGCAGGTCGCGGAGCACCTGTCCGCCGAGGCCCGCCGCCCGTTCGACCTGGAGAAGGGTCCGCTCCTGCGCGTGCGGCTGGTGTCGCGGTCCGCGGAGGACCACGCGCTGCTCATCTCCATGCACCACATCGTCACCGACTTCTGGTCGCTCGCGGTGATGGCGGAGGAGCTGGACGCGCTCTACCCGGCGCTCAAGCTGGGCAAGCGGCCCACGCTGGCGCAGCCCGCGCGCACCTACGCGGACTACGCGCGCTGGCAGTCGGAGATGCTCACCGGCGCTCGTGGCCAGGCGCTGGAGAAGTACTGGCGCGAGCAGCTGTCCGGCGCGCCGCCGGTGCTGGACCTGCCCACGGACCACCCGCGTCCCCCGGTGCAGACCTTCAACGGCCGCGTCCACACCACCCGGCTGAACGCGGACGTCGCGAGCGCGGTGAAGACGCTGGCGCGCGAGCACGGCGCCACGCCGAACATGGTGCTCCA
The sequence above is drawn from the Corallococcus sp. NCRR genome and encodes:
- a CDS encoding DUF1775 domain-containing protein, with product MKSFLGPLCVVTGSLLSSSAFAHAAVAGATPPYAGATFEADITVSHGCDGVDTSKMRVQIPEGVTGVRPVDSVFGTAEVEKDANGNVTAVTWTRPSGAVKAADTHFFHLGLRMKLPSKPFTTLFFPTTQTCSTPAGVETVVAWTSTAGGEHNHDGDAGTGASENPAPSLYLLPSRLPGWNQYTVDEHVHDLTVFKDALIVWSGTQAYSFNPVTQALIEKEPGVTALTQIHPGTVIWVKY
- a CDS encoding non-ribosomal peptide synthetase; this translates as MLRVRASTQGDRRGFTFLLDGETDEAHLTYAELDQKARAIAAALQARGAQGQRALLLYPPGLDYIAGFFGCLYAGVIAVPIYPPDPMRLARTLPRLLAISQDAQATIALTTDFIYGMGEMLFEQAPELRELHWIATDTLDAEVAEGWKDPGVATDTRVFLQYTSGSTSSPKGVVLTHGNLLHNSKLIHSCFGHSDKSQGVIWLPPYHDMGLIGGILQPLYGGFPVTLFSPVDFLKRPMRWLEAISRYKATTSGGPNFAFDLCVRKSTPEERAKLDLSHWDLAFNGAEPIMPDTLRRFAEAFGPRGFRSEAIYPCYGLAEGTLIASGGDKRELPVQRTVDGGALKDNRVVAKEAASPGAQTLVGSGRNLTDQRLVIAHPETGAPLPAGQVGEIRVAGPSIAQGYWGREEQTRTTFQQPLAGTGDPTPFLRTGDLGFLSDGELFVTGRLKDLIIIRGRNHYPQDIERTVESAHPAIRPGCTAAFSIEQDDEERLIVVTEVDRRAVERDGVDLDALAQGIRQAVAAGHDLQAQGVVLLGPGAIPKTSSGKIQRFATRAEYVADTLEALHKSVLAAAPAPAPEAVKTAAPEAAAAPAPVGPDTSMLQKMLAVVTDVTARRAMVAVFLQEQAAQVLRLPTAQVDAQKPLHAYGVDSLMAVDFKSAVDAGLGIDLPLSDVLQGVSLSKLAEVVVTLMSAPPSQQASNAVAASSATGDAPLSGGQQALWFMHQLAPESAAYHVPVAVRVRAGLDANALKGAFEALVARHPALRTTFVMAATGPVQRVHAELPLDFVVTDAKGWSDAQVAEHLSAEARRPFDLEKGPLLRVRLVSRSAEDHALLISMHHIVTDFWSLAVMAEELDALYPALKLGKRPTLAQPARTYADYARWQSEMLTGARGQALEKYWREQLSGAPPVLDLPTDHPRPPVQTFNGRVHTTRLNADVASAVKTLAREHGATPNMVLQTAFQVLLHRYTGQQDFTLGVVSAGRGRAELAGITGYFVNPLVVRTRPSPSLSFTDYLAQTRQTMLGALEHQDYPFSALVDRLQPVRDQSRSPLFQVMFVYQRASKLDERGLTPFALDIPGAKSTVAGLPIESLVLSHGGAQFDLTLTMGEADGELVASFEYNTDLFEAGTIERMAGHLATLLSGIAAQPGRALAGLPLLTQAEQQQLLETWKGPRVPLTQADMLPALFAAQVARTPDHVAVLFKDAQLTYRELDARAGQLAAWLRGAGVKPGDIVGICLERSVETLVSVLAVMAAGAAYVPIDPAYPSERVAFILGDTQAPVLITQSWLQRTLPSGTSARTLFVDQPLDGELSSAPAATVAAGDLACLVYTSGSTGQPKGVMLEHGGLANLVRSFVESYAPTATDRMLPLTSVASASFVGEILPLLCTGGALVLPTEDEILDQEKLFQLITRHTVTIVSTVPAVIAGLNARLEQLPPLKLVLSGGEALVASDVEKLLATVPVVNGYGLTETTVCSTYHRMAVEDLQGHAWVPIGRPVINTDVYVLDAEKNLLPVGVAGELYVGGLGVARGYWKRPELTSERFIADPFHAGERLYRTGDRARWLPDGVLTFLSRADDQVKIRGFRIELGEVEAAVRRHPAVKDAFLMAREDSPGDKRLVAYVVLGEPAPTHSDLNTFLAEGLPPYMLPSAYVPLSALPLSPNGKVDAKALPAPEGARLASGVAYAQPQSAVERSVAAIWASVLKVERVGLNDNFFELGGNSLLIAQAHRRLKEELGADLALVDMFKFTTVSALAQHLANKGEDSGAASQKIKDEAERRRAAQARRQQARGRK